In the Lascolabacillus massiliensis genome, one interval contains:
- a CDS encoding glycosyltransferase family 4 protein, translated as MELSKQCGEDCHIDVVTTQPNRYSSFKVEAKTREDIGNMSIHRIDLPSHKSGMLDQVRSFRRYFAKALKITRNEKYDLVFASSSRLFTAYLGLVIARKQKIPLYLDIRDIFVDTIDDVLKNKLVKTAILPFLKVIEKRTFSYASHINLISEGFKPYFKKYNNAKYSFFTNGIDDVFLNNNKSSSLNASTKKTITYAGNIGEGQGLHKIIPQVASQLGPNYQFKVIGDGGAKKVLEDEIAKLGLKNVDLIPPVTRERLLEIYNGSDFLFLHLNVYEAFEKVLPSKIFELATFDKPIIAGVGGYANKFITENVSNTILFNPCDVDAMVSGLQNYTYINEKRTDFIAKFSRNNINREMAKSILSYL; from the coding sequence ATGGAACTCTCTAAGCAGTGTGGAGAGGATTGCCATATTGATGTGGTCACTACACAACCCAATAGATATAGTTCTTTTAAAGTTGAAGCAAAAACGAGAGAAGATATTGGAAATATGAGTATTCATAGGATTGATCTTCCTTCTCATAAAAGTGGTATGCTAGATCAGGTACGCTCTTTCAGACGTTATTTTGCAAAAGCATTAAAGATTACAAGAAACGAAAAGTATGATTTAGTGTTTGCTTCTTCTTCAAGACTTTTTACGGCATATCTTGGTTTAGTTATAGCCAGAAAACAGAAAATACCTCTTTACTTGGATATCAGGGATATTTTTGTTGATACAATTGACGATGTGTTGAAGAATAAGTTGGTTAAAACAGCTATTCTTCCTTTTCTTAAAGTAATTGAAAAAAGAACGTTTTCTTATGCATCTCATATAAACCTTATCTCTGAAGGTTTCAAACCATATTTCAAAAAATACAATAACGCAAAATACTCTTTTTTCACTAATGGTATCGATGATGTCTTTTTAAACAACAACAAGAGCAGTAGCCTGAATGCTAGTACTAAAAAAACAATAACTTATGCTGGAAACATTGGTGAAGGCCAAGGATTACATAAAATTATTCCTCAAGTAGCATCACAACTAGGACCTAACTATCAGTTTAAAGTCATCGGAGATGGGGGAGCAAAGAAGGTGTTAGAGGATGAAATTGCGAAATTGGGTTTGAAGAATGTAGATTTAATTCCACCAGTGACACGTGAAAGGTTATTGGAGATATATAACGGCTCGGATTTCTTATTCCTTCACCTTAATGTATACGAAGCTTTTGAGAAGGTGCTTCCTTCCAAGATATTTGAATTAGCAACATTCGATAAACCAATTATAGCTGGAGTGGGTGGTTACGCTAATAAATTCATCACAGAAAATGTTAGTAACACGATTTTATTTAACCCCTGTGATGTGGATGCTATGGTATCTGGATTGCAAAATTATACTTACATAAACGAAAAACGTACAGACTTTATTGCAAAATTCAGCCGTAACAACATCAATCGTGAAATGGCTAAATCAATATTAAGTTACTTATAA
- a CDS encoding NAD-dependent epimerase/dehydratase family protein, whose amino-acid sequence MKGILITGINGFVGTNFTNSWSKRHKLFGLDIIQPNKEGVEQIFGWNNLDNLPPLDAIVHLAGKAHDTKNKRLTHSYFDINVGLTQKIFDYFMESDAKTFVFFSSVKAAADSVPGDILTENVVPHPVGPYGESKIKAEQYILNFMKNDPRVHDKNIYILRPCMIHGPGNKGNLNLLYNVVSKGIPWPLGSYENLRSFCSIDNISFVVEQLIVKDDIESGTYHVGDDEPISTNELIGMISESVGKRSRIWRLPKGLINVAASIGGVLHLPLDKIRLRKLTENYIVSNDKIKRALGIESMPVSAIEGMKRTLESFR is encoded by the coding sequence ATGAAAGGAATTCTCATAACCGGCATAAACGGCTTCGTTGGTACTAACTTCACCAACAGCTGGAGCAAGCGTCACAAGTTATTCGGATTGGATATAATACAACCTAATAAAGAAGGTGTTGAACAAATATTTGGTTGGAATAATTTGGACAATTTACCTCCTTTGGACGCCATTGTACATCTTGCAGGTAAAGCGCATGACACTAAGAATAAGAGATTGACTCATAGCTATTTTGATATAAATGTTGGGTTAACACAAAAGATTTTTGACTACTTCATGGAAAGTGATGCTAAAACTTTTGTATTTTTCAGTTCGGTGAAAGCTGCAGCTGATAGTGTTCCGGGAGATATTCTTACAGAAAATGTGGTTCCGCATCCTGTTGGCCCTTATGGTGAGTCTAAAATAAAGGCAGAGCAGTATATCCTTAACTTCATGAAAAATGATCCCAGAGTTCATGATAAGAATATATATATACTAAGACCTTGTATGATTCACGGTCCAGGCAATAAAGGTAATTTAAATTTACTTTACAATGTGGTAAGCAAGGGTATTCCATGGCCACTGGGTTCTTATGAGAACTTACGATCATTTTGCTCTATAGATAATATCAGTTTCGTGGTGGAACAACTGATAGTGAAAGATGATATTGAAAGTGGGACCTATCATGTGGGGGATGATGAGCCTATTTCCACTAACGAACTGATCGGGATGATTAGTGAGTCGGTAGGCAAAAGATCTCGCATCTGGAGGCTCCCTAAAGGGCTTATTAATGTGGCTGCTTCAATTGGTGGTGTTCTGCATCTTCCTTTGGATAAAATAAGGCTGCGTAAGCTTACAGAGAACTACATTGTAAGTAATGATAAGATAAAAAGAGCCCTTGGGATTGAGAGTATGCCGGTTTCAGCCATTGAGGGAATGAAAAGGACGTTGGAGAGTTTTAGGTGA
- a CDS encoding MraY family glycosyltransferase yields MYYIIIFALLIIAELSYFKVADRFNIIDKPNLRSSHDYITIRGGGVIYWVAALLYLLFNFSSDVLLFFTGITLIGGVSFIDDITGLGQKVRLLFHLLAMSCAFYLAGVFGGFPWWAIIIGYIVFIGIVNAYNFMDGINGITGLYSIAVLGSLQYVNLVYGNFVNPDMIWYPLIASVVFLFFNFRKRAKCFAGDVGAVSIAFWIVTLLLLLILKTKNIIWLGFLMVYGVDAVMTILHRIYLKENIMEAHRLHFYQILANEKKMPHRLVSIIYFTVQLVCSALIIAFYPTLGWWMFVVLLFILMGLYSMKFRFMKQV; encoded by the coding sequence ATGTATTACATAATCATATTTGCCTTACTTATTATCGCGGAACTATCATATTTCAAGGTTGCAGACAGATTCAATATTATTGATAAACCCAACCTGAGGAGTTCGCACGATTATATAACTATTCGTGGGGGTGGCGTGATCTACTGGGTTGCTGCTCTGCTTTACCTGCTGTTTAATTTCTCCAGTGATGTTTTGCTGTTTTTTACAGGTATTACGCTTATTGGCGGGGTGAGTTTCATTGATGATATAACTGGTCTGGGACAGAAGGTGAGACTGTTGTTTCATTTGCTTGCCATGAGCTGTGCTTTTTACCTTGCGGGTGTGTTTGGTGGTTTCCCCTGGTGGGCTATCATCATTGGTTATATCGTGTTTATTGGTATCGTGAATGCGTATAACTTTATGGATGGGATTAATGGTATCACGGGGTTGTATAGTATTGCTGTGCTGGGATCACTGCAATATGTGAATCTTGTTTATGGGAATTTTGTGAATCCTGACATGATCTGGTACCCATTGATAGCCTCTGTTGTATTCCTATTTTTCAATTTCCGCAAAAGGGCTAAGTGCTTTGCAGGTGATGTGGGTGCCGTGAGTATTGCCTTCTGGATTGTGACATTATTGCTGTTATTGATATTGAAAACAAAAAATATAATATGGCTGGGCTTCCTAATGGTATATGGGGTTGATGCTGTAATGACTATCCTGCACAGGATTTACCTTAAAGAAAACATAATGGAGGCTCACAGATTGCATTTTTATCAGATTCTGGCCAACGAGAAGAAGATGCCTCATCGTTTGGTGAGTATTATATACTTTACTGTTCAGCTGGTATGCTCAGCTCTTATAATTGCATTTTACCCTACCCTTGGCTGGTGGATGTTTGTGGTTCTGCTGTTTATATTGATGGGACTGTATTCGATGAAATTTAGATTTATGAAACAGGTTTAG
- a CDS encoding formate/nitrite transporter family protein: MNYFTAAEAANLFRVSALDKSKKSFTKFALMAILGGAFIALGGLLTVMVAGGMPGVALDNPGIVKFVAGALFPVGLIMVSITGADLFTSDCASFTFPVLHKEIDFGKAALFLLISYLFNFVGAQFIAYVLSANVGMLDADPWRTYLFELSNVKVNQDFMTVFWKGVGANWLVCLGMYMGYAGKDIIGRAVGIWIPVMLFVTFGYEHSIANMFFIPAAIYAGADITWGAFLIDNLLPATLGNLVGGVLLVGCVYWYLFLKEK, translated from the coding sequence ATGAATTATTTTACCGCTGCTGAAGCTGCTAATCTTTTCAGAGTGAGTGCTCTGGATAAATCTAAAAAGTCTTTTACGAAGTTTGCACTAATGGCCATTTTGGGTGGTGCTTTTATTGCATTGGGAGGTTTGCTCACTGTGATGGTTGCAGGTGGTATGCCGGGTGTGGCATTGGATAACCCAGGAATAGTGAAGTTTGTGGCGGGTGCTTTGTTCCCTGTTGGACTGATCATGGTGTCGATAACTGGGGCTGACCTGTTTACCAGTGATTGTGCCTCTTTTACTTTCCCTGTACTTCACAAAGAGATTGATTTTGGCAAAGCAGCATTGTTTCTTCTGATTTCTTACCTGTTTAATTTCGTAGGTGCTCAGTTTATTGCGTATGTTTTGTCGGCCAACGTGGGTATGCTTGACGCGGATCCGTGGCGTACGTATCTGTTTGAACTGTCGAATGTTAAAGTTAACCAGGATTTCATGACGGTCTTCTGGAAGGGCGTGGGTGCTAACTGGCTGGTGTGTCTTGGTATGTATATGGGTTATGCAGGTAAAGATATTATTGGCAGGGCTGTTGGTATATGGATTCCTGTTATGCTGTTTGTTACCTTTGGTTATGAGCACTCTATCGCCAACATGTTTTTTATTCCGGCAGCAATTTATGCGGGTGCGGATATCACCTGGGGTGCCTTCCTGATTGATAATTTACTGCCGGCCACGCTGGGTAACTTAGTGGGTGGTGTTTTGCTGGTGGGGTGTGTTTATTGGTATTTGTTTTTGAAGGAGAAATAA
- a CDS encoding ATP-binding protein yields the protein MEENFEALKKYNFWDNNYPELGFPRDLYTNKIYESTGNRLIKVLVGQRRVGKSYILRQIIYRLIEGGVNNRNIIYINKEFADFDFIKDYKDLDMLIKVYREELNPEGKVWLFIDEIQNVEGWEHLINSYSQDFVDSYEVFISGSNSKMLSGELATLLSGRYIEFQIFPFSFNEYIGITKKENSKQSYINYMESGGLPELFMLPNEETKRNYISAVKDTVLLRDIIQRHNIKDAKLLEDIFVYLVNNASNLVSITNIVNYFKGKGRNTTYDTVSNYIGYLEDSFIIHRVERYDIRGKEILSGNNKYYINDLSFKNYLYQGFGYGVGYKLENLIYLELRRSGYEVYVGTFRDREIDFVAKKEDRVVYIQSSYILTDEQTIQREYSPLESVEDNYEKFVVSLDDIAFPSNKGIRHIQAWNFSNIIQ from the coding sequence ATGGAAGAAAATTTTGAGGCTCTGAAAAAATACAACTTTTGGGATAATAATTATCCGGAACTTGGTTTTCCACGTGATTTATATACTAATAAGATTTATGAATCAACTGGCAATAGGTTGATTAAAGTATTAGTTGGCCAGCGTCGCGTTGGAAAAAGCTACATCCTGCGCCAGATAATCTATCGTTTGATTGAAGGTGGCGTAAATAATAGAAACATAATTTATATCAACAAGGAATTTGCTGATTTCGACTTTATCAAAGATTATAAAGATCTGGATATGCTGATAAAAGTATATCGTGAAGAGCTAAATCCTGAGGGTAAAGTGTGGTTGTTTATTGATGAGATTCAGAATGTGGAAGGATGGGAGCATCTAATAAATTCTTATTCACAGGATTTTGTAGATAGTTATGAAGTGTTTATAAGTGGATCAAACTCCAAGATGCTGTCGGGTGAACTGGCTACTCTTTTATCCGGTCGTTATATTGAATTTCAGATATTCCCTTTTAGTTTTAATGAATATATAGGGATCACTAAGAAGGAAAATTCCAAACAAAGCTATATTAATTATATGGAAAGCGGTGGATTGCCTGAGCTTTTCATGTTGCCAAATGAAGAAACTAAACGCAACTATATTTCTGCTGTAAAAGATACCGTATTATTGCGTGATATAATTCAGAGGCATAATATTAAGGATGCTAAACTACTGGAGGACATATTTGTATATCTAGTAAACAATGCTTCAAATCTGGTTTCTATAACTAATATAGTAAACTACTTTAAGGGTAAAGGACGTAATACAACATATGATACTGTTTCTAACTATATAGGTTATTTAGAAGATTCTTTTATCATACACAGGGTTGAGCGTTATGATATTCGTGGAAAGGAGATTTTATCGGGAAATAACAAATACTATATTAATGATCTGTCTTTCAAAAACTATCTTTATCAGGGATTCGGCTATGGTGTGGGCTATAAGCTGGAAAATCTGATTTATCTGGAACTTAGAAGGTCTGGTTATGAAGTATATGTTGGTACTTTCAGAGATAGAGAGATTGATTTTGTCGCAAAAAAAGAGGACAGAGTGGTATATATACAAAGTTCTTATATTCTGACTGATGAGCAGACTATCCAAAGGGAATACTCGCCTTTGGAGTCGGTAGAAGATAATTATGAAAAATTTGTTGTTTCTCTTGATGATATAGCTTTTCCTTCAAATAAAGGTATCCGACACATTCAGGCTTGGAATTTCAGTAATATAATACAATAA
- a CDS encoding Wzz/FepE/Etk N-terminal domain-containing protein: MEQENKPIITVNNSYEIDITGFLKKLWLKRRFILITTVIFLLIGLFYAMIAPVQYTSTCTVVPQTGNRSGGSSLGSVAAIMGVNLGTAMMTEGTLSPNIYPEIIKSVPFTREIMKTEVIVKKSNGQPITLYDYYADKQYREFNLLGAIKKYTIGLPGVIISAIRGGNQSAIVETSPVVDSTNVFNLSSTERRVYNAIQKAIDINPNSKSGTVVIGYTFPEAKVAAEVTDKIYNTLEEYVSQFKSEKLNDNLEFIEKSYETAREDFLNAQDRLTSFQDANRGLTTASARSMEARLRNEYDIAYTIYRELATQREQAKIAVKENQTILTLVNPPVVPLVKSAPRRSIIIVGFLLLGVVISVGWVFISPIFKAIKEEITE; this comes from the coding sequence ATGGAACAAGAAAATAAGCCTATAATTACAGTAAATAATTCTTATGAAATTGATATTACAGGATTTCTAAAAAAACTTTGGTTAAAACGACGTTTTATACTCATTACAACTGTAATATTTCTTCTGATAGGACTCTTTTATGCAATGATTGCACCTGTCCAGTACACTTCTACCTGCACGGTTGTTCCTCAGACCGGTAACAGATCCGGAGGCAGCAGTCTGGGTAGTGTAGCAGCAATTATGGGTGTAAATCTTGGAACAGCAATGATGACAGAAGGCACCCTTTCACCTAATATCTATCCCGAGATCATAAAGAGCGTACCGTTCACTCGTGAGATAATGAAAACAGAGGTGATAGTAAAGAAATCCAATGGTCAGCCCATCACCCTTTACGATTACTATGCTGATAAACAATACAGAGAGTTCAACCTTTTAGGTGCAATAAAAAAATATACAATCGGCCTCCCCGGTGTTATTATAAGTGCAATCAGGGGAGGAAATCAATCCGCAATAGTAGAAACTTCTCCGGTGGTTGATTCAACCAACGTGTTTAATCTTTCATCAACTGAAAGAAGAGTATATAATGCTATTCAGAAAGCAATAGATATAAACCCAAACTCAAAAAGTGGAACAGTAGTCATTGGCTATACATTCCCAGAAGCAAAAGTTGCAGCAGAGGTTACAGATAAGATATATAATACACTCGAGGAGTATGTTTCACAGTTCAAATCAGAGAAGCTAAACGACAATCTGGAGTTTATAGAAAAGAGTTACGAAACAGCACGTGAAGATTTCCTAAACGCTCAGGATAGACTTACATCATTTCAGGATGCAAACAGGGGCCTCACCACAGCATCAGCGCGCTCAATGGAAGCCCGCCTTCGCAACGAGTATGACATTGCATACACAATCTATCGTGAGCTTGCAACACAACGCGAACAGGCCAAGATTGCCGTAAAAGAGAATCAAACAATTCTAACATTGGTAAATCCACCCGTAGTTCCACTTGTAAAAAGTGCACCCAGGAGAAGTATAATCATCGTAGGTTTCCTATTACTGGGAGTAGTAATTTCCGTTGGATGGGTGTTTATATCGCCAATATTTAAAGCAATAAAAGAAGAGATTACAGAATAA
- a CDS encoding SLBB domain-containing protein: protein MVTVEGEVLFEGDYAKISKDERLSSLVNRAGGLTKYAYIKGARLSRRLTADEQEKVKESLRIKAQVDQLDTDSLLQQQLEAVDLSTQYVAINLEKALKNPGGQEDIILREGDVLTIPEYNELVKISGGVLYPNLVTYRKHKKLGYYIDQAGGYSRLALKSKPFVVYMNGEVASGRWAKIEPGCEIIVPERPEREPMSLQGILSLGTSIASIALLISNLVR from the coding sequence ATGGTCACTGTTGAGGGCGAAGTGCTGTTTGAAGGTGATTATGCTAAGATTTCAAAGGATGAGCGACTCTCATCACTAGTAAACAGGGCAGGGGGGCTAACGAAATATGCATATATAAAAGGAGCACGATTATCACGCCGACTTACAGCTGATGAACAGGAGAAGGTAAAAGAGTCTCTCCGTATAAAAGCCCAGGTAGATCAGTTAGATACAGATTCACTCCTGCAGCAGCAACTTGAAGCTGTTGATCTCTCCACTCAATATGTTGCAATTAATCTTGAGAAAGCACTTAAAAACCCGGGAGGACAGGAAGATATTATCCTCAGAGAGGGAGATGTTCTAACTATTCCTGAATACAATGAGCTGGTTAAGATATCAGGAGGAGTACTTTATCCTAACCTGGTAACCTACAGGAAGCATAAAAAACTTGGATACTATATCGATCAGGCAGGAGGATACTCCCGTCTTGCATTGAAGAGCAAACCTTTTGTTGTATATATGAACGGAGAGGTGGCTTCAGGACGCTGGGCAAAGATAGAACCCGGTTGCGAGATAATTGTACCTGAAAGACCCGAAAGAGAGCCAATGAGTTTGCAGGGAATACTTAGCCTTGGTACTTCAATCGCATCAATAGCACTGTTAATTTCCAATCTGGTAAGATAA
- a CDS encoding SLBB domain-containing protein encodes MKLKRYHLTGLIFLFITGSLFAQMSDQQIIDEFRRYQNSGMSQEQIAAEMVKKGVTTAQLQRIREQYNQTQSTGQPNQQGTDPQTRQTAEYVSPYDYTLIPQDTTAQQDRVYGRELFQSQNLTFAPNMNMPTPANYILGAGDQLIIDVWGDSELNVQYTIAPDGHITVPGIGRIQLSGMNVKQAESRIRTQFSTIYSDLDSSEPHTFLAISVGNVRTIKVNVMGEVRTPGTYTLSSFSSAFHAMYAAGGTTNIGSLRNIRIFRAGRQAAEIDLYEYLMKGNSMSDITLQDGDIVMVEPFGSLAQVIGEVRRPMWYEMKPDETLEDLIRYSGGFSGNAYTAALTLIRSGEEKLEAYTLSQPEYSTFQIKDGDRVEVNNILDEYANMVEITGSVYRPGRYAIGDKIITVRDLLEVALGTTGDAYLQRALLYRENDDLTRSIESFNVSDLMSGRINDITLKKNDLLHIPSVLSLDDRFTVYIGGEVRKPDSYPYADNMRLEDIILQAGGITEAASTARIDVYRRIKDPGSTTLGDLSSIMQSFTLVDGEIVSSDPDFVLQP; translated from the coding sequence ATGAAATTAAAAAGGTACCATCTTACCGGTCTTATCTTTCTATTTATTACCGGCAGTCTTTTTGCACAGATGAGTGATCAGCAGATAATTGATGAGTTCAGAAGATATCAAAATTCAGGCATGTCACAAGAACAGATTGCTGCTGAGATGGTAAAAAAAGGGGTAACCACAGCACAGTTACAACGAATACGCGAACAGTACAATCAAACACAAAGCACAGGTCAGCCCAACCAGCAAGGCACTGATCCACAGACAAGACAGACAGCCGAATATGTAAGTCCATACGACTACACCCTCATACCTCAGGATACCACTGCCCAGCAGGATAGAGTGTATGGACGCGAACTGTTTCAGTCACAAAATCTCACCTTTGCACCAAACATGAATATGCCAACCCCTGCAAACTATATACTGGGTGCGGGAGATCAGTTAATAATAGATGTATGGGGAGATTCAGAGCTTAATGTACAATATACAATAGCACCGGACGGACATATCACGGTTCCGGGTATCGGCAGAATACAACTTAGCGGCATGAATGTCAAACAGGCCGAAAGTCGCATCCGCACACAATTTTCAACAATATATTCCGACTTAGATTCATCTGAGCCGCACACCTTCCTGGCTATATCAGTAGGAAATGTAAGAACCATAAAAGTGAATGTTATGGGAGAGGTCAGAACCCCCGGTACATACACCCTAAGCTCCTTCTCATCAGCATTCCACGCCATGTATGCAGCAGGAGGAACAACCAATATTGGTAGTCTCCGCAACATCCGCATCTTCAGGGCAGGGCGTCAGGCTGCTGAGATCGACCTCTATGAGTATCTCATGAAAGGCAACAGCATGTCAGATATCACGCTTCAGGATGGAGATATAGTAATGGTAGAACCTTTCGGATCACTGGCACAGGTAATAGGCGAAGTGCGCCGCCCCATGTGGTATGAGATGAAACCCGATGAAACCCTCGAAGATCTTATCCGATATTCAGGAGGATTCAGCGGTAACGCTTACACAGCTGCACTCACACTCATCAGAAGCGGAGAGGAAAAGCTGGAAGCATATACCCTCAGTCAGCCCGAATACTCCACCTTTCAGATTAAAGATGGCGACAGGGTAGAGGTGAACAATATCCTCGATGAGTACGCCAACATGGTAGAGATTACCGGTTCTGTATATCGTCCCGGCAGATATGCAATCGGCGACAAGATTATTACAGTGAGAGACCTTCTCGAGGTTGCACTGGGAACCACAGGCGATGCCTACCTGCAGCGTGCACTTCTCTATCGCGAAAATGATGATCTGACACGTTCAATTGAGTCGTTCAATGTGAGCGACCTTATGAGCGGACGTATCAACGATATCACGTTAAAGAAAAACGACCTGCTCCACATTCCTTCTGTACTATCACTCGATGACAGGTTCACGGTATATATAGGAGGAGAGGTTCGTAAGCCCGACAGCTACCCCTATGCAGATAATATGCGTCTTGAAGATATTATCCTTCAGGCAGGCGGTATCACAGAGGCTGCATCCACAGCACGAATCGATGTATACCGCAGAATAAAAGATCCCGGAAGCACCACTCTTGGAGATCTATCCAGTATAATGCAATCATTTACACTGGTCGACGGAGAGATAGTCTCCAGCGATCCCGACTTCGTGCTTCAGCCATAA
- a CDS encoding polysaccharide biosynthesis/export family protein, whose translation MNKLFYLISSIIIILGVISCNSAKNVAYIQGAGENDMAGYVQTSPMYDARILPKDLLTITVSATDPEAVKPFNLTVPSLTTGSSTYSQPALQKYLVDNNGQINFPVLGMVTLSGLTKREAETKITGLLQKYLKEPPVVTVSFVNYKISVLGEVARPNTFTIVNEKVNIFEALAMAGDMTIYGKRDNVKVIREDADGNQSVIVLNLNDPSIIHSPYYFLQQNDVVYVEPNKTKAKSSEIGSATSLWISGTSILISLAGLLVNILRK comes from the coding sequence ATGAACAAATTGTTTTATTTAATTTCATCTATAATAATAATTTTAGGTGTAATTTCCTGTAATAGTGCCAAGAATGTGGCTTATATACAGGGTGCCGGTGAAAATGATATGGCGGGCTATGTGCAGACCAGTCCTATGTATGATGCACGCATTTTGCCTAAGGATCTGCTGACGATTACAGTGTCGGCAACCGATCCGGAGGCCGTGAAACCTTTTAACCTTACTGTGCCGAGTTTGACTACCGGTTCAAGTACTTACTCTCAACCTGCGCTGCAGAAATATCTGGTGGATAATAACGGACAGATAAATTTCCCGGTATTGGGTATGGTTACTCTTAGCGGATTGACTAAAAGGGAAGCGGAGACGAAGATTACGGGACTGCTTCAAAAGTATCTGAAGGAGCCTCCGGTGGTGACTGTGAGTTTTGTGAATTATAAGATCTCGGTACTGGGTGAGGTGGCTCGTCCGAACACTTTTACTATTGTGAATGAGAAGGTTAACATATTTGAAGCATTGGCCATGGCGGGTGATATGACTATCTATGGTAAGCGTGATAACGTTAAGGTTATCAGGGAGGATGCTGATGGCAACCAGAGTGTGATTGTGCTGAACCTGAATGATCCTTCTATTATTCACTCTCCATACTATTTTCTGCAGCAGAACGATGTGGTGTATGTGGAGCCTAACAAGACAAAAGCAAAGAGCTCGGAGATTGGAAGTGCTACAAGCCTTTGGATTTCAGGTACATCAATATTGATATCGCTGGCGGGACTGCTGGTTAATATCCTGAGAAAATAG